acgtcctggccaggatttcaggTGTGTCCTCTGAAAGTCGCATTTGTTGACTGCATACGTCACCGTGGTATTCacattttagttaaaaacataatacaattaaaatgtatttcccttaagacgggtgtaggcaagttcggtcctacagagccgcagtcctgcagagtttagttccaaccctaatcaaacacacctgaacaagctaatcaatgaccacgtttacatgcacaccaAAAATGCGAATATTTCCAATAATGCGAGTAAGGTCTTAATCgcagtaagatgtttacatgactggagctaacctcttcactccggtttacatgcagtttttattttcggattattcacacaaagttcaatgcagagcacaaatgatgaactcacatatatggtccactgttttaatttacttacgttaaatgacaaacacgttGTTATAGATGTATTTTATTATCCGGTGCCGTGATGAAGATATAAATATGACAGTGCCTGTAAAGGGCGTTCacatgatataaaaatatagttttaaaaatcgttttatattaaagataatAGCAGAGCTCACACAACAACTATAACGATAGCGATTTTGGCACatgatgaacgataaaccattgacagccaatcaaatctatttgaacttgaAGTGCACGCGCACTTAAAATGCAGCAGAAAGCTCATTCATTGCTGAggtttataacataaaattacctcaggtatccagcgctGATGCTGTGAAATTTTTCTACCACACTGACTACGCCAAAAGGTATGATAttattacacaaactactaCATTCATTCagttgaggacatctgctggtttcccgcggtgtaaatgcaacaagaacagcatatgtacatattcagtgacatgtaaacaattgcaaaaaaagtttttattacaagaaatatcCAATATTAGGTAATGCCGCGCTCGTTTTatcgaattagcatgaagttatcatTATGATGTGGTCACTAATATATTTATCGTTATAATTATCGTTATAATGTAATTTAAAGGTTTTATACACTGCTGTCGTGTTATTTGAGCTGTTTCTGAATGAAGGCAGACTGCTGACAGCGAGTCGTGTTGGCAGAGTTCATGTAAAACTTCCTAATGTCAAGATTAAaacgaatttgtgcttaaggtGCGTGACTAAAACACACGTGCACTTAATTAGTGCGGTATAAATGCGATTAAAGCGTTTACATGGACGCATACTGCGATTATAAACGGCGTACGCCACCTCTTTTAATGCGACTTTACTTATTGCGattatgagcttaatcgcaTTATTTTTATCGAATTATTGCgtttacatgaggtaaagtataatcgcagtattgacaaaatcccattataatcgcattattaaggtgcatgtaaacgcggtcaatgtctttaggatttagacatcaggttagattatcagtgcttaggctaaaatatgcaggactgcggctctctaggaccgaacttgcctacccctgccttaagacatacaatcattgtagttttattcttaccatgaaatgtaacggttgcttttctgaaatagaACCTTGAAATATTAAACTTCAATGACATATGCGGTCAACCAATGCGACTTCTGGAGGACACCTGTGTCTGGGGAAAATGGcacatatggtcaccctattttaaactttataaactatagtaactagcttccggtaacgacgccatcttggactcacggGATTCAAGAGAGTGTTGTAAACCTTTTTAGCGAAGACCAGGAGACTTGGATTTCCTCGAGCAGAAGTCTTTATTGCAGAAAGCGATCTTCAACTCAGAGCATAGAGCTCGGGGAGCTGCAGAAACCAAGTCTGACTTACAGTAGCCCTGCattgcatttatacacattttaGGGGGCAGTCCCCTAAATGGAATACAAAGCACTCAACTTTAAACAAAGCATGTAAATTCAGTCAAGGAATCAGCCCGTTACCAGAATTGCTTCAGCCCTAATCTCATCAGCATAACAGTATCATTCAAATGCATAGGTGCTAATCCAATCATCCTAACAGTATCGCCCATACCTTCAAATGCATAGAGACAAAGGCACATTTGTGCCTTGAGCTTAGCAATCACCTTTAACTTGGTACCCTACCCAATGGTCAGGAAGAGCATAAAGACAAAAGGTTAATGTCTTAACCACCTGGGCTGCCTGACTTGATTGTAGAATGTCATAATCTTTACCTCAAGATGTAAAACACAATGTCCATCACTTTTTCAGTTTAAATACTATTACATTGGAACCTAgatataacattttataaatttgtAATCCTACAAGAGTCCCTGCGCAACGTAGCCATGGCAACTAACGCTCACTACGCTAAAACGGTCTTGTGAATAgcgtgagtccaagatggcgttgttacccgaagctagttattatagtttttaaagtttgaaatatgaatattttttcttacaaaatcgcatcAAAGACCtgcaaaagacctttattaaaccactggagccgtgtggattacctctgtgaaggacgaatgcactttttggggtttaaagtcagaagtggTTCCCTTAACCTTGTTTTTcccattataagcttggaagagcaaggacatctacaaaaataactccaaatgtgttcatctgaaagatgatggacatgtgtctaggattgcttgagggtgagtaaattatggggtCATTTTGATATTTGACTGGAGTAGCTTCGGTTCTGGATGGCCACTATTATGCAcatttagctccaaccctgaatAGGAGTTAAACAGCCCTGTACTACAGtatgatacatttattaaaggaatagtcccttttcttaaaagaaaaatccagataatttactcaccaccatgtcatccaaaatgttgatgtctttctatgttcagtcgagaagaaattatgtttttttaggaaaacattgcaggatatTTCTCATTGTAATGGACTTTactagagcccaacatttaaaattcttaactcaacacttaacagtttttttcaacagagtttcaaaggactataaacgatcccaaatgaggcataagggtctagcgaaacgattgtcatttttgacaagaaaaatatgctcttttaaaccacaacttttcgtctaggtccggtccagcgtgacctaacgtaaatgcgtagtgaggtagggaggtcacgtgttacatatataaaacgcacatttgcggaccattgtaaacaataaactgacacaaagacattaattagtatcagttgacatacaacaacgtaggaacggtcctctttcaacacacttgtaaacactggggcggagtttcgcattcgtcctctgtgacctcttgacgtattgcgtggggtcacgctgacgcatcatgaccggatctagacgaaaagttgtggtttaaaagagcatattttttatttttcttgtcaaaaatgacaatcgtttcgctagataagacccttatgcatcgtttgggatcgtttatagtcctttgagactccgttgaaaaaaactgttaagtgttgagttaagtattaaatgttgggctctagtAAAGTCCatcaaaatgagaaaaatcctgcaatgttttcctcaaaaaacataatttgttctcgactgaacaaagaaagacatcaacattttgtatgacatggtggtgagtaaattatctggatttttcttttaagaaaattgaatattcctttaagcacaAACCTTATCATGTCCCTAATACTGATTCATTGCTGTACAAAACTAACAAATCTGTCTACCATAAACAAGCTCTTTATTTAAGAAACTGATCTTACCCTTCCTTGAATTTGGATACCACCATAACAGGACCAAATGATTCTTCTTTGGCGATGAACATGTGATCTTCTACATCAGTAAAAACTGTGGGCTCCATAAAAAAGCCTGTGcacaaatataaatatacatccTGAATGTGTTCCTAAATCACTTCCAGGCCATTATTACTGTAATACTATAGTTTTACGATTTTAAGGCTAATGGATGTCTGACTGAATTTGAGGTCCTACCTGCTCTGTCCACCTGTTTCCCCCCATAGACAAGAGTCGCCCCTTCCTTCACACCGATTTCACAGTACTCCACCAGTTTGTCCAAGTGGGCTTTGTGGTTCTGAGGTCCGTGATCTGTGGAACGATCCAAAGGATCTCCAATCTTCATCTTCTTGATCTCCTCAACCTAAGCACAACAATACTGGCCAACTCAGTATCTAGTGCCAATATCAACATTTGGAGAACTTTACACAAACACAACGGGACGATATAAGTGATAAAACGTACCACTTTCCCAATAAACTCGTCGTGTATGGATTCCTCTACAAACAATCTGCCTGCAGCGATGCAATTCTCTCCCTTATTGAAGTAAACAGAACTCATGCCCTGCAGCACACACAGAAATGGACACAGCTGGTTAAAGAAGCAGATAGTTCATTTTATAGCTCATTTGGACTCAAACTATCTGAATCTTTCGGCAGTGGTTTTGTTTTCTCACCATTCTAACTGCCTTGTCCATGTCACAGTCACTGAAGATGATGAGTGGAGATTTACCACCAAGCTCCAGAGAGACCTTCTTCAAGTTACTGACAGCACAGCTGCAACAGGCAATTACATCACTATACAGAATTCTCTTTCAGATATCAATGAACAAAGTATATATCTTGTTAGATTTATCACTtctttaaagggaacattgtatgtgaaattttagcttaaaataccccaaagataatttattacagcatgttaaaattgccactttgtaggtttgagcaagattgtgccatttttgggtccctttatatgcaaatgagcagatgaaatgcaaacactgatgaccataatggtggtttgttgaaattgaaactcaatcaTGTactcaattattttctctctacTACATAGGAGtggtgtggttggatagtgcagattaaggttCGGTATTATCacaataagatccccttctgacatcacatagGGAGCGAAACCTGaataaactattttttcacatgcttgcacagaatgatttaccaaaactaaagtactgggttgatctttttcacgttttctaggttgatagaagcactggtgaCATAATTATAACATGGATAAAGTCAGAGTTTCATGATATGTTCCATTTAAATGCAGATAATGAGAAATGTGTTTGTGTAATCTGATAAACAAGACTTACCTTTTCATGATCTGTTTGCCAATGGGAGTGGAGCCAGTAAAACCAAGCTTACGTATATCAGGATGATCGGACATCCTCTGTCCAACCAGACCACCTGAGGGAAAAATACTGTCTAGTCATCAAATAGAAAATAGTGGTTTGTTCATTGACTAACCCCGAGTAAGATAAACAGTGGTATGTGCTACCCATATAGAGGCCATAGCCCTATTCCGACGcaattagttttacagggggacctctgagaaaatcgtgcttttcagaggtcctctgtgtttctAATCCAGTCCGAATcagccatgtctgtgtttgcccacAATTTTGTTTAAACACGGTTCTTTTCGTGttttcctgagtcccattcattcagatatggatgtttattttctattcagcaaaataaaaaaaattaaatcaagacgagctgaatatcaaacactgttaaagggatagttcagccaaaaattatattaaacccatgatttactcacccccaagctgtccgagatgcatgtccaacgtttttcagacaaacacattttcagatattttagaaaatgtccacgtccttcaagtccaaaaaatgtgcatccatccttcacaaaataaatccaaacggctccaggatgataaacaaaggtcttctgaggaaaatccgcgcggtgttgttgtagaaataaaTTTCTTTAAACTACCGGTAGCGCccccatcttagtcgcgtccacaTTCAAGATCAGAGCTTTACGCAACTTACAgaggttactctgctgctgctttatgtccccgccctccgaatttgtcatacttCACTAATGCCTAGCGTACATCAAAGGATTTTCACAGTCCCAGACTAAAGACCGGCAGTCTTTAGGAATCTAACTGGAGTCTCTGCGCGCTCTCGTCGTCTCGATCGTTAACTGTGAGGTGATGATCTGCAGTCGGCGACCCGATTTATGCCAGTCTTTCTTTAGTCTttcatatcaaacatgtttgatattatcGCAAGTCCCAGCGTAGTCTTGTGACGTAAAACAATTAACAACCAATAAATTAGTTCTCCGAAAACCGGAAACAGGAAGCCATCAGTCACAACAAAGAAACATGTAGACGGACGTGGAAACAGAACGAGCGCCAAGTAGGCGAAAATGGACCGTGGATGAGAGGAGCCCCTTTGTTGAGCGGTGGGCAGAGCAGCCGTGTCTTTTTGATGTAAACTGCCGTTCATACCACGACAGAgtggaaaaagaaaagaagTGGAGCGATATTGCCGAAAAGCGTGAGCAACGCGTAAGCGGCGCGTGTTTTTTCGgtgcccatgttaacaagcacGTACGCCGTAAGTGTGCAGTCATAAATGTGACGCCAAGTGTGTTtcaaacagtcatgactttgagcaattcaaaagaaagcaattaaatatttaaaaacaccagaagactgcgctgtcattcactctctgcccagcaaaTGAGTCCTCATATACCTTAATagtcttcagagaaacagataacgtacatctataaatctaaatcttatgcttaaactgttgaagggaaacacgatcgactgcttcatgctgtcaatcactgagtgaattttttattttatcctaaaacttaagagaaacatatttaataatgtgccatgggcttgttatgtctataattgtgtattgtgtctatatatgtcattacacgaaccagaacagcacgaaaacaatgtgggttaaacaaatcacagttaaataaattacactgaCCGTCAAAAAccgtcttgaagaggttttgctcattaatgcatataaaataaagtaatgtgaacttgagatttttatactgttattaaactgcacacGCTGCAAACGCTGTTGAAACCGGCGTACTAATGTTTGATATTGACATTACTGTACAAGAGCACGAATAAAAGACTGAATGAAAAAGAGAAAATCTAGCTTTGCACAAACtgggaaaatgtaactaatgcTACCCTATGTAGCCTATGTTCCATTTGCTGAGGTTAAAACACGCAGCATGTCTCTCAGGACACAGTTTGCTGAGACCTCTAAGTGGGAGTGGGGACAAGGCCCTCACTTCTTTTTTCTTTCACTGCAAATGACTGCAATGGCAAAAGCCACAGTAGCTAACTGTAGCTGCTTCTCCTACATTTTACACTATAcactatatattatatatatatatatatatatatatatatatatatatatatatatatatatatatatatattatatatattttattatacactGCTGAGCATGATGGGAGGAATTTGGTGGTaataaaaagctaaaataatcttGTTGTAGTCTTGTAAATAGTGTCACTACAAGATTCAGTGTTTGTAAAATCTTTTAGTCTGAGACTAAAAACTGTGAACCGAAGTCTTTAGATGTGAGCTGATAATCTTATAGAGTCTTTTCTAAATCTTTTCAAAGTCTTTAGGTGTACAGAAAGCATTAGAAAAGTGCGTACAGTACGCttatactctctcctgaatacagaggagtctaagatggcggcgctaccggaagctagttattttcgtttataaagttttaaatatggatatttctacaacaacactgcgcggattgccctcagaagacctttgtttatcatcctggagccgtttggatttattctgTGATAGaaggatgcacattttttggacttgaaggatgtggaccctgtaacttcacatttaattaactgaaagatctaaaacattttctaaaatatctgaaaatgtgtttgtctgaaaaacgatggacatatgcatctcggaaagcttgggggtgagtaaatcatgggtttaatatcatttttggccgaactatccctttaagactggccactgtaatatcagtaTAAGGTAAACTCAACCTTATTTTGTTtaactccggaatggtaatgcTAATTAATAAAGATACTATTAATCAtcatttcttcatttctttgggtttattataagcagtcAGTTATAACAAAACACTTAGgctactttagtaggatttgtgtaagttattttgatttaataaaattaataaattacatgttctgtaataattttacatttaaagcaataaaTCAAACACTACAAACACACGTATCCAGAGCACTTGAtcttctgcaacgcccaaaCGCATGAAACAGAAACTCCCATCTTTGGAATAGCCTGAGAATTTTAATCCTGTCCGTGGTTGAAACTGAAAcattgtttggaaaactaatcccatcCGAATAGTGCTAATGTGTATCATTGTATTTACCTGATCCTGGTATAATGTTGATAACTCCCTTTGGGATGCCAGCTTTTACTGTCAGTTCAGCAAACTTTAATGCTGTTAGAGGAGTTACCTGGTAAATCAAGAGAAGAAATGTCACATTtgcatgcattattttttttgtctattttaTTATACATCATAGGTGTGATTGGCAAAGGACAAAAACGCAGGAAAATATACGACACACCTACCATGACGTGGCGACATACATACGCACGCATAAAATGAAATACAGTTGAAATATAATTTGGGCTCAAAATTTATCGATCTGAGTGGCCAATCATCAATATGCTTGGGCAAGTGCCACCCTGACCATTATGTAGTCTTGCCACTGCATCAGACTGAACAAAATCATcttgtgcatttaaaggtaaatacATCAATGTGGTGCATTTTGAGAGTAAAAATAAGTGACTAAATCTATGAGGATTTTTTTGTTCTTGTACACAAATTTGTGCCCTTTTAGTAAAATCTTTGGTTACatattgtaataataataataataaggcaCACAAACCACATACACAACTTGATAAATGAGATTCGCCattggtcaaaacatgtttaatgtttatagaataattaGTGGGGGAATTTAATACAGATTAATTATTGATTACAACATTTGATCGCTGAATTTAAAGTGGATACTGTTACATTAAAGTTACTTAATTCAAATGATGCTGTGACTTTCTGGAAAGACAGTCAAGtgcatttgtcttattttgcaTAGTTCTTTTGGTAAAGCATCTAACAGTCAAGAGCTAAGCGTTTCACAAACCAGAtccatgaatgtgtgtgtttatcattatattattctgtaatcCCAAGCATTACTGCCCGATTCACAAACCATTAAGAGAAGCAAATGTATGCGTGTGTTCGTCAGGATGACGTTGGATCTGATTTGCGTGGATGTGTGCGTTAACGTATGTGATTACAGTATAATATAATGCAAGCAAACTTTTTGACACAAACGCAACTTTATATTGATATCGCGAGACCGCATTTCACCTCGATGAgaaatctgatatttacattacTGGCATATAGCGGTCTGATTTGAAACGGACAGTTTTGTCAAAGCAGCAAACACCTGGCTGGCTCTCTTAATTTCTTACCACTAAAATGCTGTTTGTCTCTGCCTATTCCTTCCCATGCCCAGCGCCACTGATTTAAGTCCTTTATCAATTAGGTCGTCTTACCTAGGCTTCACTTTTCATCCTGCTGATAAAGTTAACTTGTTATGACTTCTCCGCGCCGCGACCGCGCGGCATCTGCAGCTGGATCTCAGCCACACCTCAAAGACCCCTCCCCATTCTAATTCTTATTGGCTAGTTTGTTAGTTTGGTTGAGAGTGAAAGATGTGTCTCATATTATTTGTAGGCGaacgcattattttttttattcgcaGCGAACACCACACGCCGGAGATCCGACTGCAAGCTCTTTAGTGAGCTCTGCTTTGAATGAAGTTCCATCGTGACAAATAAATAGACTATTTGCGGAGTGATATGCGGTCATTTATAACGATGCCTTGcaccccccacacacacaaaaaaaattggatTTGCATGATTCACGAAAGCCtcattttcaggtcggaaaagccggaattccggatttatCCGGAAGAATCACACCCCTGATACATGTCCGCACAGGTGCGTACCTGTGCAGGTTTCAGGACGAGTGTATTTCCAGCTGCCAAACAGGCTGCGCTTTTCCACGCCAACATCATCAGTGGGTAATTCCACGGGATCACTATGGCGCAAACGCTgagaaacaaagaaaaatcAGATTGAAGCTTTATCCTGGTTATGTTTAAACAAATACACGAGGACAGAGGTACTCACCCCAAAGGTTCTTTCTTAGTGAAGGTGAGATTGCGGTTGGGTCTGGCCTGATTGATGGGTATCGTCGAGCCCTGTGAATAACAGGATATGACACGTTCGTAACAGGAAGTCACTGAATGAATTAGAAGACAACATAGCGAAAACTCAAACCTGAATCTTGTCGCACCAGCCGGCGAAGTATCTGAAGGTTTGTATGGACATGCCAACGTGTGTTTTCAAAGCCAGCGTGTAAACGGCACCAGAGTCAATTGCCTCGATGGTTGCCAGTTCCTCTTGGTGTTCCTCCATCAGGTCAGCCAGACTGTTCACACACAAAAAAGCTAAACTAACAGATCTTGTAGATGTGTTTGGCTTTTCATAATGCAAATTTGCCACACTGAACCCATAAAGTCAACAAACTCCCCAACACTCAATATGGGCTCCAATCTAAAGATCTTACCGATAAAGCAGCCTGCCCCGGTCTCGAGGGTTCATTTTGCCCCAGGGGCCATCTTCAAAGGCTTCTTTTGCTGCGCTAACCGCTCTGTCTACATCAGCCACTGAAGAATATGATACCTTACAGATCACCTGCAGGACACAGCAGAAACATTAGACTTATCAGAGGTGTATGTGCATGAGTTTGAGATGTTTTTGAACTTACTGAGCCGTCTGTGGGGTTGACTGTGTTGTACGTCTTTCCATCTTCTGCATCTTCAAACCTGCCATTGATGAAACACTGGTAGGGCATCCTCAATGTCATGTTGTTGACATCTTTCGTCACGTAATCAATGACAAGCTCCTCCTCCTGGTCCTCTCCACGCAGGCGTCGTACAAACTTCTGGATGAAGCTCTCAAAGGTAGTGGCCATGTAAACATCTTCGGTCTGAAGCTGAACACCTCCACATTTCTCCTTCACCTCCTCCACCAACCTGAATCAAACAATTGCACACTGTATCAAAACGgaacaaaataaatatgtacatttatgcatttaaggGATTTAAATTTATCTTTTATCCAAATCAACTTACAGTGCTATTTATTAACCTATTTATTTTATCAGTAGGTGTGCTCCTTGGGAtcgaacctatgacctttgcGTTGCTGGTGCAATGCTCTTACACATCCACAACCAATCCCTGAAACAATCAATCACTTTAAACCAACctaaaacaaacaatatcaGTAAAACAAacctaaataaattttaattaaacaaaacctgAAACCAGGGTTACCCAAACTCGGCCCTGTAGGCGTCCGGCacagtttagctccaacccttttcaaacacacctgaagcagctaattaagggtgtactcacactatccaaatcAAACCAAGCTTGGGCATAGGCGCAGTTTGGTTAATCGCGCCCTGGCCGGGTTGTAGAGGTGGGCTGGAGTGTGATCGCTAATCGCGCCAGAGCCCATTTTCAAAAATAGAGACGTCAATTGCACAACCACTAACCTTCATCTGCCTTTGTTAAAAACCTTATGATGTGCACagcagggttacgtgaatgtctaCACTGCACACATGACAggtcaactaagcaatatgatggcatgtgagagggctgtttGTCAttgcgcaccaaacgactctagataaaaacacagacttaacattatgatgggttccagtgttaaagtgcccatcttatgggGTGTTCTTTTGTGTTTCTCGTGCTTCCACACGCATTCAGacttgaaaaaaaatccatccatgctgttttgagtgagatacaggtttttGAATgccctctgccttgagtctcaaaTTGCACGGTTTCACAATCAGCTCCGTTGTTACGTACTAGCCTTGTCGTCACATTCCATTAGAATTTTTCCGTCCACTAatctatatttcatggattatacttttttatttatttatttattgtttatttgacaGGGACGTTGCACAACAAATGTGTTGCACAGACCaggggccggttgcataaaactttaagactagtcttaaaagttagtcatgaatttttttctttaagacTGATCATTACTGTTTTAAGTGTGTTACATATAAAGGTAGATcggtctaatttaaatccaaataataagactgattagccctaaccaattgctagttagtcagaatcattcttaagacgcagtcttaaTGTCATgactatgtttatgcaaccggccacagaAATAGCTTCAAGCTAATTTTCATCTGTAGTCCATGGACAGCGGCAAAGTGACAACAAGTTAATACAGTGTACAATAATCATTTCTACCAATAAGTCCACTCACAgtacaaaatacaaataaaacacctATAAAAAGATCATCTCAACAAACGCACTAACTGCAGTATTTACAACTATTAAAATGTACCTACTATAACCCAATTTACCAATTTTTGTGCTAATGACTACAAAACTGCCCATTTTTCAACCACTTTTTAAGGTTAAATTTAAACTGTTGCAATGTAGTACTCTCTCGCATAGTTAAAGGCAATGAGATCCACATTCCTGCTGCTTTTACTGAGAAGCAATTCTGTCCAAAGGTAGAGTACCTAAATTTAACATAACAGTCTCCTCTAGAGGTGGCTCGCGTTGTTCTAATTCCTACCTCTTCACACGATTTTACCAACATTCTCAGGGGCTGTGGTGCcaaatcatgaaaaatgttaTATACTAAACTAACATtcgaaaacaaaataaaattttcaaaCGTTAGTAGTCTATATTTCTTCACAATATTACAGTAGTGGTATGAAACAGGTTTTTTGTCTAAAATTTTAAGTGCCTGTTTATACAAGCTTTGGAGCGGCTGTAATACAGAGTTGGTTGCTAAAGACCAAGTTGTGCTGCAATAAGTAAAATGTGACAATATCATTGCATGCATATAAAGCTTAGCTGCATCCGTGCTCATTTGCTGGCGAAGATATCTAAACtaaattttacagtttttatca
The Paramisgurnus dabryanus chromosome 1, PD_genome_1.1, whole genome shotgun sequence genome window above contains:
- the aldh1l2 gene encoding mitochondrial 10-formyltetrahydrofolate dehydrogenase isoform X2 encodes the protein MDVKNDSINCQNKLKLALIGQSLFGQEVYTNLRKQGHKVVGVFTVPDKDGKADPLAAVAEKDGTPVFKFPRWRLKGEPIPEVVEAYKSVGAELNVMPFCSQFIPMNVIDFPKYGSIIYHPSILPRHRGASSINWTLIEGDKKAGFSIFWGDDGLDTGPILLQRECAVDPNDTVDTLYNRFLFPEGIKAMVEAVQLIADGTAPKIPQSEEGASYEGIQKKSNAKVNMTQSAQAIHNWIRGHDKVPGAWVNIDGKPVTLYSSSMLSGSVPDGQAVEVEGASQPGLITKSGLVLFGSDGKALQVKNLQFEDGKMIPASKYFSSEETTSLELTDEEKKMAEEIKAIWKGILSNVPSIEETTDFFKSGAGSMDVVRLVEEVKEKCGGVQLQTEDVYMATTFESFIQKFVRRLRGEDQEEELVIDYVTKDVNNMTLRMPYQCFINGRFEDAEDGKTYNTVNPTDGSVICKVSYSSVADVDRAVSAAKEAFEDGPWGKMNPRDRGRLLYRLADLMEEHQEELATIEAIDSGAVYTLALKTHVGMSIQTFRYFAGWCDKIQGSTIPINQARPNRNLTFTKKEPLGVCAIVIPWNYPLMMLAWKSAACLAAGNTLVLKPAQVTPLTALKFAELTVKAGIPKGVINIIPGSGGLVGQRMSDHPDIRKLGFTGSTPIGKQIMKSCAVSNLKKVSLELGGKSPLIIFSDCDMDKAVRMGMSSVYFNKGENCIAAGRLFVEESIHDEFIGKVVEEIKKMKIGDPLDRSTDHGPQNHKAHLDKLVEYCEIGVKEGATLVYGGKQVDRAGFFMEPTVFTDVEDHMFIAKEESFGPVMVVSKFKEGDVDGVLSRANNTEFGLASGVFTRDINKAMYVSERLEAGTVFINTYNKTDVAAPFGGFKQSGFGKDLGEEALHEYLRTKAITVEY